From the Chitinispirillales bacterium ANBcel5 genome, the window TGTAGTAAAAGAGGTAATAGTATGAGGTATATGCTCTTTGTTGGTATATTAACTTATAATGAAAATGTTCGGTCAAGATCGTATTTGGAATATGCTCTGAATGCAAGTTGTGTTTCAGATTCCAAAATACCATCAACTTTGAGTATCTTCTCGGTGACCAGGTCTGAAAGTTGCTCAGTATTCTTAACCCAAACAATTGCAGTAATATCGTATTTTCCAGCCACAGAGTAAGCCTCTCTTACACCATCTATTGCTGCAAGCTTTGATGCCACTTCATTAACTTTATCCTGTTTTACCTTTAAAAGAATTATCGCAGTAATCATATGATTTTTCCAGTATTCATTAGCTTAAAAAAAATACACCTGGTTAATTATAGTATAAAATGTGCTTTTTTAAAACAGTTTGCAAGCATTATGTGTTCATCTGAGTACAATTAGCGCTCAGTACCAGAGCTGAATTCTAAGGACTACTTCCTTATGCTCGTTGAAGATAAAGGGAAACGCTGGTAACCTGGTCAGGGGTAAGCTGTTTTCAAACGCTTCACTCACCGGACCAGATGATGGTATGTTTCATAACCGCTAACTAAAAAAGAATACCACAATACCCTTGACCTTAAGAATTTGCATGTTTATATTTAAAAGGCACTTTGAAAAAAGGGTAGTTTTACTCTCATATTATTCTCTCTCATAGTAATCCATTTTATATAATCTCTGAAATTTATTACTTGTGTTTAAATTTTCCTCACCTTTCTCGAAAGGAACCAATGTGAGTAAAATCAAAACTGAACATGTATTTACATCAGAATCAGTTAGTGAAGGGCATCCGGATAAAATGTGTGATCAAATCTCCGATGCGGTTTTGGATGCCTGTCTCAAGAGAGATCCACACAGTAGAGTAGCCTGCGAAACCCTTGTAGGTGATAATGTAGTGATGAATGCAGGAGAAATTACCTGCTGTGACTGGGATTCAATTAATTCAGAACAGGTTGCCCGTGATGTTGTGAAACAGATTGGTTATGATCATGAAGCGTTGAAGTTTTGGCATGAGTCCTTTGAATATATCTCCCGTATCCATGGGCAATCTCCGGACATAAGTCAGGGGGTTACACAAGGACAGGGATTGTTTAAGGAACAGGGCGCCGGGGACCAGGGTATGATGTTTGGGTATGCCACGGATGAAACGCCGGAGTTGATGCCCACCCCGATTGCATACAGCCAGCGTCTCCTCAGTGATTTGGTAAAGAAACGCAAAGATGGTACTATTCCATATCTTCGCCCCGACTCAAAATCACAGGTCTCCGTTCGTTATAATGGCGGTAAACCAGTGGAAATAACCAACGTTGTCATATCACATCAAACCGATGATGTTTCTCTGGATAAGATCCGCAATGATATCATAGAGCAAGTACAGCAGGTTCTTGGTCCAACGGGGTTATTAAACGATCGCACAGAGTATTATGTGAACCCCACTGGTGCGTTTGTGCTTGGAGGGCCGTTTGCAGATTCGGGGCTAACCGGCCGGAAAATTATTGTTGACACGTACGGCGGTGTTGGAAGTCATGGAGGCGGAGCATTCAGCGGCAAGGATCCCTCAAAGGTGGATCGTTCCGCAGCATATTTCTGCCGGTATGTCTCTAAAAACATTGTTGCTGCCGGACTGGCACATAAATGCGAAATACAGGTAGCATATGCCATAGGGGTTTCAAAGCCGCTTAGTATAAATATTGAAACATACGGAACCGGTGTTATTGAAGACATAGATTTGCAGCGCATTCTGGAAAGCGGCGAGGTGTTTGATTTCCGTCCTGCTGCTATCATCGAAAAATTGAACCTTACCAGACCACAGGGATGGTCATATCAGCAAACCTCAATGAATGGCCATTTCGGTCACGACCATTTTCCCTGGGAAAAAACTGATATGGTTGATGAGCTGAAAAGTGCTGTCGGTGAGGCGGCATTAAACGAGAAGCAAGAACCAGTGCTGTAACCAGTAGAGGAGCAAAACTTTATGGAACAAGAGAAAATAATTGATGTCGCGGGGATCGGTTCACCTATAATAGATCTCCTTGCTCACGTTCCCGACAGTTTTATTGAAGAACTGGGTGCAACTAAAGGCGGTATGGAGCTTGTTATGGAGCAGGAGCTGAAAGATATCTTGCAAAAGCTTCCAGCAGAAGCGGTTTGTGCTCCCGGAGGTGCAGCAGCAAACACCACATTTGTGCTGACTCAACTGGGGCTTAAAACCTCCTTTATGGGTATGTTGGGCCGTGATTCCCTGGGGGAATACTATTTGGAGAACTTTCAAAATATAGGTGGTGAGTGTTGTCATTTCAGGCATTCAGAAGACCATCCTACCGCTCAATGTATAAGTCTTATCACTCCTGATGCTGAGCGTACTATGCGTACTCACTTGGGAGCTGCTGCGCTTTTTGAGCATCATCCCATTACTGCTGCTGATTTCAGCCAAATCAAGCACGTACACATCGAAGGCTATCTGCTGTTCAATGCTGATTTAATTCAGAAAATTCTCTTTTGCGCAAAACAGGCCCAGTGCACGATAAGTCTGGATCTGGGGTCCTTTGAAGTAGTTAATGCCTCAAGGGAATTGCTCAGAGAGCTATTGAAGGAATATGTTGATATAGTGTTTGCAAATGAGTTGGAAGCAGAAGCTTTTGCCGGGACAACTGATATGGATTCTGCTCTTGAAACACTGTTTGAATACTGTGCGATTGCTGCAGTTAAACTCGGCAGTAAAGGTGCAATGGTGAAAAACTCCGAAATCAAACATTGGATCGATCCGGTTGTAACCGAAAACGTCGTTGATACCACTGGTGCAGGTGATCTTTGGGCAGCAGGTTTTCTGTACGGATTTGTTCAAGGGCACTCACTTGAAACCTGCGGCAGAATGGGGGCGGTGATCGGGTCGCATGCAGTACGTCATCTTGGCAGCAGTCTGACCAGGGAATCATGGGAACAATTAAATGAAGAATTTTTTGAACTCACTGTCTAACAGGAGGTTATATGGTAGAAACACAGCAGCTAGATTATAAAGTGAAGGATTTGTCACTTGCCGAATTTGGCAGAAAAGAAATTGAAATAGCAGAAAAAGAGATGCCGGGATTGATGGCTACACGTGAAAAATATGGTCACCAAAAGCCTCTTGAAGGGGTACGTATCAGCGGCAGTCTTCATATGACAATACAAACTGCAGTTCTTATAGAGACACTGGCAGAACTTGGAGCCGATATACGGTGGGCATCCTGTAACATCTTTTCAACCCAAGATCATGCTGCTGCAGCCATTGCTTTAACGGGGATTCCGGTTTTTGCATGGAAAGGGGAAACGCTTGAGGAATACTGGTGGTGCACCAGACAGGCGCTCACCTGGCCGGATGGAAAGGGACCGCAGCTTATTGTTGATGATGGGGGAGATGCAACACTTCTGGTACACCGGGGCTACGAGGCTGAAAATAATCCCTCTGTTTTGGATGAACCCACCGATAATAAAGAAGAGGCCATTCAAAATGAGCTGTTGCGCGAATTGCTTTCAAAAAATCCACAATTTTGGCATGCTGTTATTGAAGAGTTGCGTGGTGTTTCTGAGGAAACCACAACAGGTGTTAATCGCCTATACGAAATGGAAAAAAATGGTTCTCTTCTCGTACCTGCCATTAATGTTAATGATTCGGTCACTAAAAGTAAATTTGATAACATTTACGGCTGTCGGGAATCACTGGTTGATGGGATAAAGCGTGCAACAGATGTCATGATTTCAGGGAAAGTAGCCCTGGTTTGTGGGTTCGGTGATGTAGGGAAAGGCTCTGCGCAATCACTACAAGGGCAGAAAGCTCAGGTGTGGGTATCTGAAATAGACCCAATCTGTGCCCTTCAGGCATCAATGTCGGGATATAAGGTTACAACTGTTGAAAACGCCCTTACTCATGCTGATATATACGTAACTACAACCGGAAATAGAGATGTTATTACTGCAGAGCATATGTCTAAAATGAAAGATCAGGCAATTGTATGTAACATCGGTCATTTCGATAATGAAATTCAAGTTGAACAACTGAATGCATGGCCGGGTATTGAACGTATCACAATCAAACCACAGGTAGATAAATATATTTTTCCCGATGGACATGCGATTTATCTGCTTGCGGAGGGGCGACTGGTAAATCTGGGATGTGCTACCGGACATCCATCTTTTGTCATGTCAAACTCATTCACAAATCAGACGCTTGCTCAAATCGATTTATGGCAAAATAAACGGGATGTGGGGGTATACCGGCTTCCAAAACATCTGGATGAAGAAGTCGCTCGTCTGCATCTGGAGAAAATAGGGGCTGAACTGACTGAACTGAGCAATGAACAGGCAGACTATATCGGGGTACCCAAAAACGGACCATACAAATCCGAACATTATCGCTATTAAAGTCAAAAAACGAAAGAGGAGTTATGAGTATAGAGACAGAAGAATCACTTGAACAATCTTTCGGAAATGATCCCACAAAGGTGCGTGATACTCACCATTATAAAGATGAGTATGTTAATAGTTTCGTCGATAAATGGGACAACCTTATTGGTTGGAAAAACCGTGAGCTATCTGAGGGTGATTTTTTCATAAAGACATTGCGCCGACACGGGGCCAGAAAAATACTTGACGTTGCTACGGGGACAGGATTTCATTCGATTCGGTTGCTTAAAGCAGGATTTGATGTTGTCAGTGCTGACGGTTCACCTGTCATGCTGGCAAAAGCATTTGAAAACGGAGTAAAAAACGGATATATTCTGCGTACGGTCCAGGCTGACTGGCGCTTTCTCAACCGGGATATACATGGTGAATATGATGCTATCATTTGCCTTGGCAACTCCTTCACTCATCTGTTTGATGAAAACGACCGGCGTAAGGCATTGGCTGAATACTACGCAATGCTTAAACATGATGGAATTTTAATTATCGATCAGCGAAACTATGATGCTATCCTGGATAACGGCTATTCAAGCAAACATACCTATTATTATTGTGGTGATAATGTAAAGGTAGAACCTGAATATGTTGACTCCGGTTTGGCCAGGTTTAAATACATTTTTCCGGAAGAAACTCATTTTCATTTAAATATGTTTCCTTTGAGAAAAAAGTATATGCACCGCCTCTTAAAAGAGGTAGGGTTTCAAAATGTTGAGACATATGGCGATTTTCAGGAAACGTATCACGATCATGAGCCTGACTTTTTCATTCATGTCGTTGAAAAAAAATATAAACCCTGCGGGGAATCAGTACCCCCAGAGTTGTGTGAAGCCACCAACATTGCGCGGGATTATTACAATAGTGGTGATGCTGATAACTATTATTGCACTATATGGGGTGGCGAGGACATTCATATTGGACTCTACAACAATGAAAGCGAAGATGTTGCCACCGCCAGCAGTAGAACCGTTGATAAGATGTTTTCGCTATTAAAGGGCATCGATTCCAAAAGCCGTGTGCTGGATATAGGCGCCGGGTATGGTGGGGCTGCAAGGGCAATTGCCAAAAAGGCGGGATGCTCAGTATCGGCACTCAACCTCAGTGAAAAAGAAAACCAACGTGACAGAGAAATGAATCGCCAACAGGGTTTGGATAAACTTGTAACTGTTATTGATGGCAGTTTTGAAAGTATCCCTTTTCCTGATAATAGTTTCGATGTCGTGTGGTCACAGGATGCCATTCTCCACAGTGGAAACAGAGAGCAGGTTATTGCAGAGGTCAGCCGTGTACTTAAAGCTGGAGGACAGTTTATTTTCACCGATCCTATGATGGTTGATGACTGTTCTGATGACGTACTTAAGCCTATTTTAGAGCGTATACATTTGGAAACCCTCGGTTCACCGGGCTTTTATCGGAAGACCTGCAGTGCTTATGGGCTCAACGAAATTAAATTTCACGATCTTTCTGAATACCTTCCAATTCATTACCAGCGAATTCTGGAAGAAACTGAAGCACATGAAGAAACTCTTAAAAAGACGGTTAGCACAGAATATATCCAGAAAATGAAAAAAGGACTGAAACATTGGATTGATGGAGGTAAAAAGGGATATCTGACCTGGGGAATATTTCACTTTTCAAAAGAATGAAATGAGTGCATTTTTTAGCGTTATCCACTTTAAATAGTGCAATCTCCAGCACTCAAAGTTGCAATAACTCGGGGGAAACGATTTCTTTTGTTTTCCCCGAATTTTAGTATTACCCCAAATAATTGGTGACCGCCCAAAAAAAGGGGTATATTATACCAGTTTGCGGGGGATTGTGATATGCTTATTTTTACTAAACACACGTTCATCTTTTTCGAACGCATCCAGTTGTGTGTGTAAATAGAAATTTTTTCTGTCACAGGTAAGAACTGTTTTTGTTCTGGTGTGAACATGCCAATTTCCCCGGCGCATCCCCCGTTCCCAAATTGTTTCACCGGTTGCAGAGTCGAAAGAGTCGCTGGTTACCATGTACTTTTCCACCGATTTTTGGTTCATGGTCATGCCAATGTCATCTAAAACCCAGACACCGTCATCCTTGATAACCTCAAGGGTGTCAATTTCAGTTGCAAGGTCGCGAATTACCCTCCAGTTTGATTCTCCTGCATGTATTTGAGTGGTTGGTGAGTGTGGAGCGGATTCCGGTGGTTCAAAGGTACGAAGTTGATTATCGCCAAGATTTTCAGGCCGGACCGGTAGCTTTAGCATCGAATGAGCCGGATAGATGGTTAGCATCGATGGATGGGGAGGAAGCCATGCAAGGGGCCAGTAGGATGAGGATATTGAGAGACGAATCTTGTGTCCTACTGGAAACGACTGAGCAATACCGTTTAGATCAACACAGACATCGACTGGTTCGTCCGGAGGTAATTTGACCGGATGTTCATTACCTGTGCGATGTGTCAGATTTAATACACCATAAGTCACTCTGTTCGCCTTGCCATCAGGTGCCACATCAGAGATGCGGGCTGCTACCATTGCCACCGGTTCACTTGATTTCAGGCGCAAACATAGTTTTACTCTTCCAAGAATTTCCACTTTTTCCTCCAGCGGTGCTGTTTCGAAGACAAGTGCCCCGCCATCTTCATCACGTTGATCACCAGGAAGATCAGGAGTGGCGCTGTAAGAGCACCACTTTCCCGCAAAATGTCCTACCGTGGAGGGTGACTGAATAGTCAGAGGAGAAGAATCAAGTGCCTGTGCACTCCGGAGCAGTCGTTTGTTTCCGTCAAGAAGAAAATTTATAACGGAGACATTTTCAGAGGGCCATTGGTCCTCGGCCACCCATCTTCCGGGGCGTTTGTGATATCTTGCCGCAGGCGCTATGCTATCAAGCATCCACACCCTGAGCCGAGGCTCTTCAGCCAGTCCGTTGTTCTTTCCTTTAAGCCAATAATCCCACCAACGAACCGATTCCTGTAGAAAACCAATGGCCGGCCCCGGTACCCCAAGGTGGGGATAGAGATGACTCCAGGGGCCGATAAGCCCATAAGCGGGAGCATGAGAAAGCCCCTGAACAAGGCGAAAAACCGCGTTTGAGTAACCATCAGCCCATCCGCTGGCAGCAAGCACAGGGATCTGTATTTTGCTGAAATCCTCACAAACCGATCCATGCTTCCAGTAAGAATCACGGTGTTGATGATGCAGCCACTGTTCGAGCCATACTTCATCGTGCTCCAGTCGCTTAAGCCACATAGAACGCCAGCGCTCACCCACGATTTCAGGATCTGGCGGGCTGGAATTGTAGGCGAACATGGTGGCTGCCCAACTTAAATTGTCACCCAGAAGACATCCCCCCATATAGTGAACATCGTCAGCATAACGATCGTCGGTGGAACACAAAGAGATAATCGCTTTAAGTGAGGGGGGCTGAAGCGAGGCTATTTGCAGTCCATTGAATCCTCCCCAGGAAATACCAATCATCCCGGTACTTCCATTACACCAGGGTTGTTCGGCAATCCACTCCAGTGCTGCACAGCCGTCCTCCAGTTCCTGTGGAAGATACTCGTCCAAAAGTATCCCTTCGGATTCTCCGCTTCCTCTGATATCCAGGCGTACCGATGCATATCCGTGGCCTGCAAAATAGGCATGAATACCGGTATCACGCTGGCGCATGTAGTCCCGTTTGCGGTAAGGGGTATATTCTACAATTGCCGGAACCGGATTACTTTCGGCATCTTCAGGAAGGAAAATACGGGCGGCAAGATTGACTCCATCGCGCATTTTTATCCACTGGTTTTCTATACATCGGATATTATGGGGCAAATCTGAAACATATCGCACAACTATACCTCCGGATTAGGATCATCATTTTACATCTTCGATATAGTAAGGAAGAGAGTCGAGAATGCGGATATATTTTTGGAGCAGCTCTTCACGGCTTCCTGCGCTCAGATATACAATACCAAGACAATAGCTGTAACTGTCCTGACCTTTAAGATCAGAAAGCCGCACCCCTTCGGGAGCATCCCAGAAAATTATAGAATCAGATACCTGTTCCTGAACTCGCTCTATCTCTTCACGGGTGGGTGCTCGTAAAACAGTTCCATCGCTGAAGTGTCGGAAATAACACTTTGCAGATACCGCCGCATCACCCTGGCGATAGGGGACATCAGGTTTGCGCCCCAAGCCAAGATCTACCATTACTTTGAGATTTGACATACCATCAACACGCTTGTAACATTCCGCATGAGACTGAGAAATACGCGGGTTAACCTCCAGAAGCCACAGGTGATCGTCCTTTTTATCATAATAGAACTCGATATTGAAAGCCTGATTGTCATAACCCAGTTTGTTCATAACCGTGGTCCCGAGCGAGATGATGCGTTTTTTCACCTGATCTGGTAGTCGAGAGGGGTATTCGTAGCGAAAAAAAGAGGAAAGATGTGTATAGTTAATGGAATCCACAACGCCGTAGGGGTAAACCTCTCCATTGTGAACGTATCCTGAAAGTGTGCACTGCGAATCGGTGGCGATTTCCTTCTCTATTATACACCACATCCCATCGATGCCCATGACCTCCGGGGGTAATGTGATATGTTGAAGCGCTTGATTGAACGGCTCACCATAGCGGTGAATTTCATGCTGCATTTTTTCAATAGCGTAAAAAAAATCTTTCTCACTTGTAACTCTCAGCGCAAGTTGAGAGGCTACAGACTTAACCGGTTTGATCCAAAAGGGAAAACTGATTTCAAGATCATTCAGGGGGTTATCGGAAAAAGGGTTAAGTGCCTGAAACTGGGGAGTGTTTTCGGGAATAACCTCCATATGCGCACAACGGCTCCAGTATTTGTGCTCGCAATGAATCACACTCTCAAGAGATGCTCCCGGAAGACGGAGTTGCCGTTTAAACCACGCAGCAAGACATGTTGAGGGATAATCCCACCATGATATAACCGCATCAGGAGTAATACCCCATTCTTCAATACGATGTTCACCCAGCCTTCGCAGGGCTTCGAATTCCCCAAATCCTTTTTCGTGTGCTTCCTTGTAGCTGATAAGACAGTGATAGTCGATTTCATCGGCTCCCTGAATCTCACGGAGTCTCTGGGCATTGAAAGGGTCTATTCCAATGACAAAAACTTGTTTTTTCATCCGCTTTCCCCTGAGTCAGCTTTAAAGCTGGTAAATGTGGATAACTTACAGCTCTGTAAGTGATTCTGCTTAGTACTTCAGAGTAAAAACAAAACCTATGCCAATATTCATGCAGGGGTGAACGCACGGCACCTGGACTATGAACTATACCTCATAACCCCAATACTGTTCATAAAAGATGAGACTTAAGGCACCCGGCTCTATTCACCTGCCCTCTCCAAAATATTCTAACAATGCTGTTTACAAAACCGATCAAACAGCCTTGTTTCAT encodes:
- a CDS encoding Lrp/AsnC ligand binding domain-containing protein, giving the protein MITAIILLKVKQDKVNEVASKLAAIDGVREAYSVAGKYDITAIVWVKNTEQLSDLVTEKILKVDGILESETQLAFRAYSKYDLDRTFSL
- the metK gene encoding methionine adenosyltransferase, whose protein sequence is MSKIKTEHVFTSESVSEGHPDKMCDQISDAVLDACLKRDPHSRVACETLVGDNVVMNAGEITCCDWDSINSEQVARDVVKQIGYDHEALKFWHESFEYISRIHGQSPDISQGVTQGQGLFKEQGAGDQGMMFGYATDETPELMPTPIAYSQRLLSDLVKKRKDGTIPYLRPDSKSQVSVRYNGGKPVEITNVVISHQTDDVSLDKIRNDIIEQVQQVLGPTGLLNDRTEYYVNPTGAFVLGGPFADSGLTGRKIIVDTYGGVGSHGGGAFSGKDPSKVDRSAAYFCRYVSKNIVAAGLAHKCEIQVAYAIGVSKPLSINIETYGTGVIEDIDLQRILESGEVFDFRPAAIIEKLNLTRPQGWSYQQTSMNGHFGHDHFPWEKTDMVDELKSAVGEAALNEKQEPVL
- a CDS encoding adenosine kinase, whose amino-acid sequence is MEQEKIIDVAGIGSPIIDLLAHVPDSFIEELGATKGGMELVMEQELKDILQKLPAEAVCAPGGAAANTTFVLTQLGLKTSFMGMLGRDSLGEYYLENFQNIGGECCHFRHSEDHPTAQCISLITPDAERTMRTHLGAAALFEHHPITAADFSQIKHVHIEGYLLFNADLIQKILFCAKQAQCTISLDLGSFEVVNASRELLRELLKEYVDIVFANELEAEAFAGTTDMDSALETLFEYCAIAAVKLGSKGAMVKNSEIKHWIDPVVTENVVDTTGAGDLWAAGFLYGFVQGHSLETCGRMGAVIGSHAVRHLGSSLTRESWEQLNEEFFELTV
- the ahcY gene encoding adenosylhomocysteinase; amino-acid sequence: MVETQQLDYKVKDLSLAEFGRKEIEIAEKEMPGLMATREKYGHQKPLEGVRISGSLHMTIQTAVLIETLAELGADIRWASCNIFSTQDHAAAAIALTGIPVFAWKGETLEEYWWCTRQALTWPDGKGPQLIVDDGGDATLLVHRGYEAENNPSVLDEPTDNKEEAIQNELLRELLSKNPQFWHAVIEELRGVSEETTTGVNRLYEMEKNGSLLVPAINVNDSVTKSKFDNIYGCRESLVDGIKRATDVMISGKVALVCGFGDVGKGSAQSLQGQKAQVWVSEIDPICALQASMSGYKVTTVENALTHADIYVTTTGNRDVITAEHMSKMKDQAIVCNIGHFDNEIQVEQLNAWPGIERITIKPQVDKYIFPDGHAIYLLAEGRLVNLGCATGHPSFVMSNSFTNQTLAQIDLWQNKRDVGVYRLPKHLDEEVARLHLEKIGAELTELSNEQADYIGVPKNGPYKSEHYRY
- a CDS encoding methyltransferase domain-containing protein — protein: MSIETEESLEQSFGNDPTKVRDTHHYKDEYVNSFVDKWDNLIGWKNRELSEGDFFIKTLRRHGARKILDVATGTGFHSIRLLKAGFDVVSADGSPVMLAKAFENGVKNGYILRTVQADWRFLNRDIHGEYDAIICLGNSFTHLFDENDRRKALAEYYAMLKHDGILIIDQRNYDAILDNGYSSKHTYYYCGDNVKVEPEYVDSGLARFKYIFPEETHFHLNMFPLRKKYMHRLLKEVGFQNVETYGDFQETYHDHEPDFFIHVVEKKYKPCGESVPPELCEATNIARDYYNSGDADNYYCTIWGGEDIHIGLYNNESEDVATASSRTVDKMFSLLKGIDSKSRVLDIGAGYGGAARAIAKKAGCSVSALNLSEKENQRDREMNRQQGLDKLVTVIDGSFESIPFPDNSFDVVWSQDAILHSGNREQVIAEVSRVLKAGGQFIFTDPMMVDDCSDDVLKPILERIHLETLGSPGFYRKTCSAYGLNEIKFHDLSEYLPIHYQRILEETEAHEETLKKTVSTEYIQKMKKGLKHWIDGGKKGYLTWGIFHFSKE
- a CDS encoding CocE/NonD family hydrolase yields the protein MRYVSDLPHNIRCIENQWIKMRDGVNLAARIFLPEDAESNPVPAIVEYTPYRKRDYMRQRDTGIHAYFAGHGYASVRLDIRGSGESEGILLDEYLPQELEDGCAALEWIAEQPWCNGSTGMIGISWGGFNGLQIASLQPPSLKAIISLCSTDDRYADDVHYMGGCLLGDNLSWAATMFAYNSSPPDPEIVGERWRSMWLKRLEHDEVWLEQWLHHQHRDSYWKHGSVCEDFSKIQIPVLAASGWADGYSNAVFRLVQGLSHAPAYGLIGPWSHLYPHLGVPGPAIGFLQESVRWWDYWLKGKNNGLAEEPRLRVWMLDSIAPAARYHKRPGRWVAEDQWPSENVSVINFLLDGNKRLLRSAQALDSSPLTIQSPSTVGHFAGKWCSYSATPDLPGDQRDEDGGALVFETAPLEEKVEILGRVKLCLRLKSSEPVAMVAARISDVAPDGKANRVTYGVLNLTHRTGNEHPVKLPPDEPVDVCVDLNGIAQSFPVGHKIRLSISSSYWPLAWLPPHPSMLTIYPAHSMLKLPVRPENLGDNQLRTFEPPESAPHSPTTQIHAGESNWRVIRDLATEIDTLEVIKDDGVWVLDDIGMTMNQKSVEKYMVTSDSFDSATGETIWERGMRRGNWHVHTRTKTVLTCDRKNFYLHTQLDAFEKDERVFSKNKHITIPRKLV